Within the Miscanthus floridulus cultivar M001 chromosome 2, ASM1932011v1, whole genome shotgun sequence genome, the region TattgaaaaaagaaacaaaaaagtgTATTGAGAGAAGAGAATGGTGCATTGAAAAATGAGAATGACAACTATTTTTTGACAAAATTTGATTGTTACAGTTTTGGGATTGAGGGGGTACCTATGATCTCTATATGGAAGAACATGGCACAATGTAAGATTAGTGTCACCTTCAACATCTTCCATATACTGAGTTTGCTAGGCCCTGCATCCTGCCGATCAGAGCCTTGGACCGTAGTCATTGTCATTGGTCATTCAAGAAAGGTGGCAACCATCTCCTAGATGAGATCAACCGTTGTTTCTCAATGAATCCTCTTACAGTGATGTTCGTATACATAACTAAAACAATAAGGGCTTGGATTTCAACCATGAGTCAGCCCAGAAGAAAAAGTGGACTGGCCGCTTTTTTAACCTAATAACAAACCTCAACATGTCTCCCTTTTGGTGGTAAAAGaccagggggtgtttggtttccagaactaaattttagtccctgtcccatcggatgtttggacacatgcatggagtattaaatatagactaaaaaataactaattgtacagattacgactaatttacgaggcgatttttttaagcctaattagttcatgatttgacaatgtggtgctacagtaaatatatgttaATGAAGGATTAATTAGGcctaataaattcgtctcgtaaattagtctccatctgtataattagttttataattaactcatatttagtccttctaattagcatccgaacatccgatatgatatggactaaaatttagtccgtggaaccaaacaccccaaaAAACTGTCGTCCCAAACGAGGAACATATGCTAGACATAAATATTTTCTCAGTTACATCTGAAACTTCAGGTCTCACAGGTTTGCGGTATTTTTGTGTTATTCAACTGCAGGCTTGGTAGGGTTATGCTATTGAGATGCTATTTCATTCCTGTAGTTGAGCACGTTCCCATTCGTGTGCTACGAATATAATATTTCGTACAGAAATAATACAGCGCCATTTCTCTTCTGTATCCGGCAAAAGCTTGTGTACTTACATGAAAGTCGTAGCAATAGACTACACAGCGGCAAGCATACAAAGGAATTTGAATATTTAACCCACTTGGGGGCCGGCATTGGTTTTGTAAAGATGCCGTGAAGAATCTGCTTTTACATATGAGGCCATCAACTATGCTAGCGATTTAGCGAAGGACCGGCGAGGCAAACCTGAACTGGTCCACGACCAGCGAAAAATCTGCACCCTGTGAATCTGCCCCGTTTCCCACATTTGCACATTGTACATATCATATCTCGTATAGAAATATGTAACAAACACAGCCCGGCACTAATGCGTTAACCGCCAAAATGCAATCATCACCACTATGGTGATGATCATACCAGCATACGCGATCCACTTGTCCACACGGTGCCGCCTCTCGATAAGCTTCAAAACAGAGTTTGATAGACCAACAGTGTTCAGGACATCCAAAGCTTTCCTTTGAGCACTCTGCAATGCAGTGAAGATGGCTATTAGCAGGCACAAGTTATTAGACCATTATGAGCCATTAGGATTGATCATATTCAGTAATCCTCTGTCCACAGTTCAACTTCAAACTGATGCTTTATCGTGAATGAACAATACGCGTTACCTTCAGTCGATCCCTCTGGTCAGCGTACTTGTGAAGGATAGCCACTCCTGTCTCATAAGCTTCTTCAAGCATTCGTGAGGAGTTACGAGCTGATTGCTTTGCTTGGGCTTCGTCGTCAAATATTCGGAGAACATGTGAAGATTCACCATTCTGCGTCAACAAATTTTCAGTTCTTTAACTAAACAATGAAATCATATCGGGGAAAGAAAAAGACCATATTATTGCTCAAAGGAATTATTACAGCTCTCTCAAATAGCTCAGCCCTTTCTTTTGCTTCCAGAATTCGTTTTTTCTGACGCAAACAATGCTTATCAAGGGTTTCCTTCAATGAATCAACCTCTTCAGACAGCTGCTCCACTTTTCTGCAAAGACACAAAAAATAATGTGTCATAAACTCCTATTCCTAGCCCACACAAACTATGGACTTTCTACATTGAAGTGGAACTCACAGCCTAATGCATATACAAAAACATTTCTCTCATATACACCACGTGAAATGGATACCTCTAAAAAAAGATCACATGTCCACACAGCAAACAGCATGATGCGTGCCAGCAGCCAGCCTGCTGACGCTTGGGCTTTTTGGTTTTGAGGAAGTGCACAGGTTGCACTAGAGAGTGCCGAGATCATGTTCTCCCACAAGAATGTTAATGGGTTATGGAGAACTTTCATGACAATAACACTGTTTTTACTAATTTCAGGGCCAACGTTATGAACAATTTGGACGATCCAGGCAGCGTTGCAAAGCACGAGTCTTACAGACCTAAGCATGCCAGTTTCATATAAATCCTTGAAGTTACTAGTGCTATTTGAACTAAACGACAGAGAGACAGAAACTGCTATCTATATCTATGCCCGTGGAACCAGAAATTGTTAACCTAAAAGGTAAGAGTCAGGCTTCAAGAAACAGATACAAGAAAGAACAGATTCCTGTGATTCAATGTGTACAAGTCATACGCCAAATTATTTAAAGTACTACttgctccattccaaattgtaagatgctttggcttttctagatacatagtttttgctatgcacttagatatacactatgtctagatacatagtaaaagcaatgtgtcttaaaaagccaaaacgtcttacagtttggaatggagggagtacaagatCTGGTAAAGGGACAATCACCCACATGCAATTCAAGGTCAATTGGCTCTATTTGCAATCAAGGGCTAAACGGTTAATTCAACATCTCCAGGGACTCAATGATGTATTTGTGCATGGTTACAGCATTTGATTGCACCCTGAAGGTGAATAAGTGAATACACAAAGATAAGAACTGCTAATCAATTAGAAATAATGAGTAGGGTATGAAGATCCTAAGTGCATGTTTGCATAGTTGCTTGTTCCAATTCTTGTGAGAACTCCTTCCATCTCAAAAAAAATTCTTGTGAGAATTGCTAACTTTACTAGTAAATCGAAGTGCATCAAAATATTTTCGCTTACTGATTAATCTGTGAAAGAATCAAACTAAGAACACATAATTTTCTATACGGCCATGCACGCCTGTACTGCAGAGTTAAATTGCTAGTCCTAGACTCCTAGTTAATTCTAAGTGAAGCTTCAGTTTGCACTATTCATACTAGCGTTAAATGCAAAATAGCTGACTTTATACCCTTAATTTCACACATATCTACTTCTTACTCAGTATTTAGAATGAGACCCAATAAAAGTTCTGCACGGAAACAAATAGCATGTTCATGGAATGTGGCTCTCTCTTGCTCTGGATCCGCGCTATAGTAACCGGAGGAGACACAAACCGTGGCCTTACTGGCTCCCCATTGTTTTGAGGAGAGAGGAAAACAGCTTCATGAACAGTGCAGCTACAACGGCACATCagccagagccagagccatgAAGACTCGTACCAAACGGGCCTAAATACTCACAAAGCAAGTCCACTTCAACTTTTTGGCTCATGAATAAAGAAGAATACGGCACTCGGAGGTTGAATGAGAGTACATGTACCTCATCAATACTACTAGTTAGTTCATATTGTCCACTGCCCAGCCCCTATTATCGACCACATGTGCGAAACCAAAATTGAGACTGATCATAATGGCAAAACTAACTAGTTAATGGTCAgtcaatgaaagcagtaaacttgACATGCTAAAAATGTATTCAACATGTGAATTGTTTCATTGATGCTTATCCATGCATGCCAAAACCTTATAAGCTGCACGAAAGTCTAACAGCAGAAAACCGAGAAATACTCTACCAGTCACAGATTCACAGAAGCAAATTCCCAATGCTATAGTAAATTCAGTTCGGTTACTCCTTGGCTCCTTGACACAAAATTCACGTCCTACCAACTGAACTGGCAAATATCACCAAGTTCACGACAAAGCTGGCTAAGATAGTAAGATAAAGCTATGGTCTGCGGCGCAAGCGGTGCGAGATCTCTGACCTCTCATCTCATTACCAACTCAAGATCGGCATAATCAATTGTAACCGAGCAGCTAAAAGGAATCAGAGATCTAAGGAGGATCCTCACCTCTTCCAGAGGTCCCGCTGGCCCTTGGCGGGGATGGATCGCCATAGTCGGTCCATCTGTGCGCACAGCCCCTGGATCTGCGCCACCTCTCGCCGCACCTCCTCAGCGACCGCGGGGTCCCCCGCAGCGCCGCCCCCTACGAGCGGCGCCGAGGAGTAGGAGGACGAAGTGGGCGCCGAGGCGAGGCGCTCGACGCGGGCCACGCCGTCGCGCGCCGAGAGTAGCAGCCGCCGCGCGCTCTGGTACATCTCCGACAGCGTCGCACCGCCGCCTGAGTACTCCATCGCCGCGGCGCTCGGAGTCGTCGGGATCGAAGAGGAAGGAAAGGGGGTTTccaccttttttttttctcgttCCCCCCTCTATTGTTTTGTTTTTCACAAAATGAATTTCAATTTTGAAGGATGGGAAAGTAAAGTAGCGATCTTGAGGTGGGACCCCCAGCGGGACTGTGACGTGGACGGTAACATGTGGCAGGTTACTATTGGACAGC harbors:
- the LOC136538502 gene encoding membrin-11-like, which gives rise to MEYSGGGATLSEMYQSARRLLLSARDGVARVERLASAPTSSSYSSAPLVGGGAAGDPAVAEEVRREVAQIQGLCAQMDRLWRSIPAKGQRDLWKRKVEQLSEEVDSLKETLDKHCLRQKKRILEAKERAELFERANGESSHVLRIFDDEAQAKQSARNSSRMLEEAYETGVAILHKYADQRDRLKSAQRKALDVLNTVGLSNSVLKLIERRHRVDKWIAYAGMIITIVVMIAFWRLTH